A region from the Vulpes lagopus strain Blue_001 chromosome 5, ASM1834538v1, whole genome shotgun sequence genome encodes:
- the LOC121491952 gene encoding uncharacterized protein LOC121491952 isoform X1, producing MGRSWGNWAGWALTGHTHRTKAGGRPCQGPPIPHASRLPNPDWEPPLHDCLEILAQVHEIRADLQDQPLLNADATWFTVGSSFAQEGVRYLGTAVTMETETIWEDPLAAGRWAQWAELTTLAKALTMGEGKRINIYTDSRSAFATTHIHRALYRERGLLTAEGKTVKNQTEILELLRAPWLPKALAVIHCPGHQKADTPVARGNRLADLKAKEVTLLVTQVLATTLPDPGALTLPDTPNYTDVDLHWIKHLPMTQCLRGWWRAADSSIILPEELGRRVLSEIHGSTHMGTREMEDLIRHAKITIKDSRAKIEQTVASCHTCQLTN from the exons ATGGGCAGAAGCTGGGGGAACTGGGCTGGCTGGGCACTGACCGGCCATACGCATAGAACTAAAGCTGggggcagaccctgtcagggtccgccaataccccatgcctctcgtctccctaacccagactgggaaccccctctgcatgactgtctagaaattttggcacaggtgcatgaaatcagagctgatctccaggaccagccactgctGAATGCAGATGCCACCTGGTTCACGGTCGGCAGCAGTTTTGCCCAAGAAGGAGTCAGATACTTGGGAACAGCTGTAACCATGGAAACGGAGACCATCTGGGAGGATCCACTGGCAGCTGGAAGGTGGGCTCAATGGGCAGAACTGACCACACTGGCCAAGGCGCTGACCATGGGGGAAGGTAAACGAATAAACATCTACACCGACAGCAGGTCCGCCTTCGCCACCACTCACATCCACAGAGccctttacagagagagagggcttctgacagcagagggaaagactgTTAAAAACCAAACGGAGATTCTTGAACTCCTGAGGGCCCCCTGGCTGCCCAAGGCCCTAGCCGTCATCCACTGTCCGGGACACCAAAAGGCAGACACACCAGTAGCCAGGGGAAACCGGCTAGCTGACTTAAAAGCAAAGGAGGTGACCCTTTTGGTGACCCAGGTCTTAGCAACCACGCTACCCGATCCGGGGGCACTGACCCTGCCGgacacccccaactatactgatgtggacttacactggatcaaacACTTGCCTATGACCCAGTGCCtgcgtggctggtggagggccgcagactccagcatcatcctgccagaggaGCTAGGACGGCGAGTCCTATCCGAAATACATGGGAGTACTCACATGGGGACAAGGGagatggaagacctcatacgacatgcaaagatcactattaaagactctcgag CAAAGATCGAGCAGACTGTGGCAAGCTGCCACACATGCCAGTTAACTAACTAA
- the LOC121491952 gene encoding uncharacterized protein LOC121491952 isoform X2, with the protein MGRSWGNWAGWALTGHTHRTKAGGRPCQGPPIPHASRLPNPDWEPPLHDCLEILAQVHEIRADLQDQPLLNADATWFTVGSSFAQEGVRYLGTAVTMETETIWEDPLAAGRWAQWAELTTLAKALTMGEGKRINIYTDSRSAFATTHIHRALYRERGLLTAEGKTVKNQTEILELLRAPWLPKALAVIHCPGHQKADTPVARGNRLADLKAKEVTLLVTQVLATTLPDPGALTLPDTPNYTDVDLHWIKHLPMTQCLRGWWRAADSSIILPEELGRRVLSEIHGSTHMGTREMEDLIRHAKITIKDSRAKIEQTVASCHTCQLTN; encoded by the exons ATGGGCAGAAGCTGGGGGAACTGGGCTGGCTGGGCACTGACCGGCCATACGCATAGAACTAAAGCTGggggcagaccctgtcagggtccgccaataccccatgcctctcgtctccctaacccagactgggaaccccctctgcatgactgtctagaaattttggcacaggtgcatgaaatcagagctgatctccaggaccagccactgctGAATGCAGATGCCACCTGGTTCACGGTCGGCAGCAGTTTTGCCCAAGAAGGAGTCAGATACTTGGGAACAGCTGTAACCATGGAAACGGAGACCATCTGGGAGGATCCACTGGCAGCTGGAAGGTGGGCTCAATGGGCAGAACTGACCACACTGGCCAAGGCGCTGACCATGGGGGAAGGTAAACGAATAAACATCTACACCGACAGCAGGTCCGCCTTCGCCACCACTCACATCCACAGAGccctttacagagagagagggcttctgacagcagagggaaagactgTTAAAAACCAAACGGAGATTCTTGAACTCCTGAGGGCCCCCTGGCTGCCCAAGGCCCTAGCCGTCATCCACTGTCCGGGACACCAAAAGGCAGACACACCAGTAGCCAGGGGAAACCGGCTAGCTGACTTAAAAGCAAAGGAGGTGACCCTTTTGGTGACCCAGGTCTTAGCAACCACGCTACCCGATCCGGGGGCACTGACCCTGCCGgacacccccaactatactgatgtggacttacactggatcaaacACTTGCCTATGACCCAGTGCCtgcgtggctggtggagggccgcagactccagcatcatcctgccagaggaGCTAGGACGGCGAGTCCTATCCGAAATACATGGGAGTACTCACATGGGGACAAGGGagatggaagacctcatacgacatgcaaagatcacta ttaaagactctCGAGCAAAGATCGAGCAGACTGTGGCAAGCTGCCACACATGCCAGTTAACTAACTAA